One Pseudoclavibacter endophyticus DNA window includes the following coding sequences:
- the fdhA gene encoding formaldehyde dehydrogenase, glutathione-independent, whose product MSGNRAVAYKGPGVVEVIDTPYPEFELKDGPGVNPANVGRKVPHGAILKTVATNICGSDQHMVRGRTTAPEGLVLGHEITGEVIEVGPGVEFIKVGDIVSVPFNIACGRCRNCKEGKTGICLNVNPERPGSAYGYVDMGGWVGGQAEYVLVPYADWNLLKFPDRDQALEKILDLTMLSDIFPTGFHGAYSAGVGPGSTVYIAGAGPVGLAAAVGAQLLGAAAVIVADLNEDRLAQARSFGCETVDVSKGDPRDQIEQLLGVPEVDCGVDAVGFEARGHGEDASTEAPATVLNSLMDITAAGGALGIPGLYVTGDPGGVDEAAKVGSLSLRLGLGWAKSLSFTTGQCPVMKYNRQLMMAILHDKVQIAKAVKATAITLEDAPRGYAEFDGGAAKKYVLDPNGYLGAS is encoded by the coding sequence ATGTCGGGAAACAGAGCGGTGGCGTACAAGGGGCCGGGAGTCGTCGAGGTCATTGACACCCCGTATCCGGAGTTCGAGTTGAAGGACGGGCCGGGCGTGAACCCGGCGAACGTGGGGCGCAAAGTGCCGCACGGCGCGATCTTGAAGACGGTGGCGACGAACATCTGCGGTTCTGACCAGCACATGGTCCGAGGCCGGACGACTGCTCCGGAGGGTCTCGTGCTCGGCCACGAGATCACCGGCGAGGTCATCGAGGTGGGCCCGGGCGTCGAGTTCATCAAGGTGGGCGACATCGTGTCGGTGCCGTTCAACATCGCCTGCGGCCGATGCCGCAACTGCAAAGAGGGCAAGACCGGTATCTGCCTCAACGTGAACCCCGAACGCCCCGGTTCGGCGTACGGCTACGTCGACATGGGCGGCTGGGTCGGCGGGCAGGCCGAGTACGTGCTCGTGCCCTACGCCGACTGGAACCTGCTCAAGTTCCCCGACCGGGACCAGGCGCTCGAGAAGATTCTCGATCTCACGATGCTCTCTGACATTTTCCCGACAGGCTTCCACGGCGCCTACTCGGCCGGCGTCGGCCCGGGGTCGACGGTGTACATCGCCGGGGCCGGCCCGGTCGGCCTTGCCGCTGCCGTGGGCGCGCAGCTCCTCGGCGCGGCGGCCGTGATCGTCGCCGACCTCAATGAGGACCGGCTTGCGCAGGCGCGATCGTTCGGATGCGAGACCGTCGACGTCTCGAAGGGGGACCCGCGCGATCAGATCGAGCAACTGCTCGGCGTTCCCGAAGTCGACTGCGGCGTCGACGCCGTCGGGTTCGAGGCCCGCGGCCACGGCGAGGACGCGTCGACCGAGGCGCCGGCGACCGTGCTCAACTCGCTTATGGACATCACCGCGGCCGGTGGCGCCCTCGGCATTCCCGGCCTCTACGTGACGGGCGACCCGGGCGGCGTCGACGAGGCGGCCAAGGTCGGATCGCTCTCGCTGCGGCTCGGGCTCGGCTGGGCGAAGTCGCTGTCATTCACCACGGGCCAGTGCCCCGTCATGAAGTACAACCGGCAGCTCATGATGGCGATCCTGCACGACAAGGTGCAGATCGCGAAGGCCGTCAAGGCGACGGCGATCACGCTCGAGGATGCGCCGCGCGGCTACGCCGAGTTTGACGGCGGCGCGGCCAAGAAGTACGTGCTCGACCCGAACGGGTACCTCGGGGCGTCGTAG
- a CDS encoding alpha/beta hydrolase has product MTSDAHADHAGATAASGTSSPTDAVVLWSEPVAEGRPLVLLLHGYASNEADLFALAERLGDRDADGRDGAGRARPVFASLRAPGLSDTAFVGYAWFDLRVGRDGALLGAGDTDADREATADLDAGATRAAEHVIRWLDGVLASGPTPSSIGLVGFSQGGIVALQMLRMHPRRFAATVALGSMVAPGLHPGDEALAATRPPLFVGWGGHDEVIPQAATRFSLDWATETTTLTEYGEPGAGHEVTPAQLDAVTRFLAENLT; this is encoded by the coding sequence ATGACCAGTGACGCGCACGCCGACCACGCCGGGGCGACCGCAGCATCCGGCACGTCATCGCCCACCGACGCCGTCGTGCTGTGGTCCGAGCCGGTCGCCGAGGGGCGCCCGCTCGTACTGCTCCTGCACGGCTACGCCTCGAACGAGGCCGACCTCTTCGCCCTCGCCGAGCGGCTCGGCGACCGCGACGCGGACGGTCGTGACGGCGCCGGACGAGCACGGCCGGTCTTCGCGTCGCTGCGCGCGCCCGGACTGAGCGACACCGCCTTCGTCGGGTACGCGTGGTTCGACCTGCGGGTCGGCCGTGACGGGGCGCTCCTCGGCGCTGGCGACACCGACGCCGACCGTGAGGCGACCGCCGACCTCGATGCGGGCGCGACGCGCGCCGCCGAACACGTCATCAGGTGGCTCGACGGCGTGCTCGCATCGGGACCGACCCCGTCGAGCATCGGGCTCGTCGGCTTCTCCCAGGGCGGCATCGTCGCGCTGCAGATGCTCCGGATGCACCCGCGGCGGTTCGCTGCGACGGTCGCGCTCGGGAGCATGGTCGCGCCGGGCCTGCACCCGGGCGATGAGGCGCTCGCAGCGACGCGTCCGCCCCTGTTCGTGGGTTGGGGCGGCCACGATGAGGTCATCCCGCAGGCCGCCACCCGCTTCTCGCTCGACTGGGCCACCGAGACGACGACGCTGACCGAGTACGGCGAGCCCGGCGCCGGGCACGAGGTGACGCCCGCGCAGCTCGACGCCGTTACGAGGTTCCTGGCCGAGAATCTCACGTGA